In Acaryochloris marina S15, a single genomic region encodes these proteins:
- a CDS encoding alpha/beta fold hydrolase: MPLQIQALLLAITTVYQIIACLIENRISPPGQHIDIGGYALHLQTLGMGRQTIVLDHSLGGIEGYLLLKKLAPLGQVYIYDRAGYGWSDHSPHPRTSDQVVKELDLLLTHAKVEPPYLLVGDSFGSYNMRLYAHRFPEKVSGLVLTDGLHERAMLKMPFQLKALKLFFISGFLMSIVGSAFGIIRLLRLCQVFKLVKPELKKYPPAELTSVTRSFCRPKHWITMSRELWNLDKSGRQLRIADNLGALPLASIKSQSFFKPSLLTMLTPLRSANRLRDKIHLDLMQLSSVSKQLPASKSSHFVWVDEPEVMVAAVKWVLANQSKHSKVHDD; the protein is encoded by the coding sequence ATGCCGCTCCAAATCCAAGCTTTGCTGCTAGCAATCACCACGGTTTACCAAATTATTGCTTGTCTAATTGAAAATCGCATCTCACCCCCAGGGCAGCACATTGATATCGGTGGCTATGCCCTGCATCTCCAGACCCTGGGCATGGGACGGCAGACTATTGTTTTAGACCACAGCTTAGGTGGCATTGAAGGCTATCTGCTATTAAAAAAGCTGGCTCCTTTAGGACAAGTCTATATCTATGATCGAGCAGGGTATGGATGGAGCGATCATAGTCCTCATCCCCGAACCAGCGACCAGGTGGTTAAGGAATTAGACCTGCTACTAACCCATGCCAAAGTTGAACCGCCCTATCTCTTAGTTGGAGATTCCTTTGGCAGCTACAACATGCGGCTCTATGCCCATCGTTTCCCTGAGAAAGTATCGGGATTAGTGCTTACCGATGGTCTACATGAGCGAGCCATGCTGAAAATGCCGTTTCAGCTTAAGGCCCTGAAGCTCTTTTTTATCTCCGGGTTTTTGATGTCAATTGTGGGGTCAGCCTTTGGCATTATTCGCTTGTTGCGTCTTTGCCAAGTGTTTAAGCTAGTGAAGCCAGAATTAAAAAAATATCCTCCAGCAGAGCTAACGTCCGTCACCCGTTCCTTTTGTCGTCCCAAACATTGGATCACCATGAGCCGAGAGCTGTGGAATTTAGATAAAAGTGGACGTCAGCTCCGGATAGCAGATAACTTAGGTGCTTTACCCCTCGCCAGCATCAAGTCCCAATCATTTTTCAAACCGTCGCTGTTAACGATGTTGACGCCGCTACGGAGTGCCAACCGTTTACGAGACAAAATCCATCTCGATTTGATGCAGCTTTCTTCTGTTAGCAAACAGCTTCCCGCCAGCAAGAGCAGTCATTTTGTTTGGGTAGATGAGCCGGAGGTGATGGTGGCAGCGGTGAAGTGGGTGCTGGCCAATCAGTCGAAGCATTCCAAGGTGCATGATGATTGA